The Mycolicibacterium hassiacum DSM 44199 genome includes a window with the following:
- a CDS encoding alpha/beta hydrolase: MAEFDYAQVHPELRRTARFLPKTFGLHRGLTLPRSVLALAARTGRLRDTEVIRVNGQVSVRVHRPAADVAPGPALLWIHGGGTVTGSAAQDDRFCRKLVNFTDAAVVAVEHRLAPEHPYPAPVEDCYAALDWLVGQPWVDPARIAVGGASAGGGLAAAVAQRARDRGEVDLALQLLVYPMLDDRTPDEAEPRVLWTARDNRLAWRWYLAGADPAEAVPARREDLSGLPPAWIGVGALDLFYDESRRYGERLQDAGVETHLEIVAGAFHVFDQLVPNASVSQRFFAAQVRALRAALGDKH, translated from the coding sequence GTGGCTGAGTTCGACTACGCGCAGGTCCATCCGGAGCTGCGGCGAACGGCCCGGTTCCTGCCCAAGACGTTCGGCCTGCACCGCGGATTGACGCTGCCGCGCAGCGTCCTGGCGCTGGCCGCGCGGACCGGGCGGCTGCGCGACACCGAGGTGATCCGGGTCAACGGCCAGGTGAGCGTGCGGGTGCACCGGCCGGCCGCCGACGTGGCACCGGGGCCCGCCCTGTTGTGGATCCACGGCGGCGGCACGGTCACCGGTTCGGCCGCCCAGGACGACCGGTTCTGCCGCAAGCTGGTCAACTTCACCGATGCGGCGGTGGTGGCGGTCGAGCACCGCCTGGCCCCGGAGCATCCGTACCCGGCGCCGGTGGAGGACTGCTACGCGGCGCTGGACTGGCTGGTCGGCCAACCGTGGGTGGATCCGGCGCGCATCGCCGTGGGCGGGGCCAGCGCGGGTGGTGGGCTCGCCGCTGCGGTGGCGCAGCGCGCCCGCGATCGCGGCGAGGTCGATCTGGCGCTGCAGCTGTTGGTCTATCCGATGCTCGACGACCGCACCCCCGACGAAGCCGAGCCGCGGGTGCTGTGGACGGCTCGCGACAACCGGCTCGCCTGGCGGTGGTACCTCGCCGGCGCCGACCCGGCCGAGGCGGTGCCGGCCCGCCGCGAGGACCTGTCCGGACTACCGCCGGCATGGATCGGCGTCGGCGCCCTCGACCTGTTCTACGACGAGAGCCGGCGCTACGGCGAGCGGTTGCAGGACGCCGGGGTCGAGACGCACCTGGAGATCGTGGCTGGCGCGTTTCATGTGTTCGACCAGCTCGTGCCGAACGCGTCGGTGTCACAACGGTTCTTCGCCGCCCAGGTCCGTGCCCTGCGCGCGGCCCTGGGCGACAAGCACTAA
- a CDS encoding ferredoxin — protein sequence MRIRLDREKCAGHALCHAVDPHLFPIDDEGYSCLGERVVAPEEEDRVRQGVLACPESALILTED from the coding sequence ATGAGAATTCGGCTTGATCGCGAAAAATGCGCCGGGCACGCCCTGTGCCATGCTGTGGATCCTCACCTGTTCCCCATCGACGACGAGGGCTACTCGTGCCTCGGGGAGCGCGTGGTGGCCCCCGAGGAAGAGGACCGGGTCCGCCAGGGCGTACTGGCGTGTCCGGAATCAGCCCTGATCCTCACCGAGGACTGA
- a CDS encoding thiolase C-terminal domain-containing protein: MIGFRGATAVVGVGTTDYFKRGTSPMSSAQLVLQAILRACADAGADPRTVDGFVSFGGDANEGMAVAAALGVREVRWSSQVWGGGGGGVAAAVNQAAAAVYSGQASCVAVYRGLAEADDGRRAFAKGHVGPLYSAHGVVAPAQICALRTQRMLEMDGVPPSTLEAVAMAGYYHAQNNPRAVAYGKPLDHETYSSSRLISEPFHLFDCSRENDGAAAILVVNAERAGDYRPQPALILAGVQGAATGWTESVENEERYTSAGFHPAMVERLWNNAGVGPDEVDVAQVYENFTGPAVAAMIDHGLCPPGPAAGEVLTVDNLTVPDGALPINTAGGNIAEGFVHGIGLVVEAVRQIRGDSPNPVPGTDVSLLIGGPMAPLVSSTVFGSPATV; the protein is encoded by the coding sequence ATGATCGGTTTTCGCGGCGCCACCGCCGTCGTCGGTGTCGGCACCACCGACTACTTCAAACGCGGCACCAGCCCGATGAGCTCCGCACAGCTTGTGCTGCAGGCAATCCTGCGGGCCTGCGCGGACGCCGGCGCCGACCCCCGTACCGTCGACGGATTTGTGTCCTTCGGCGGCGACGCCAATGAAGGTATGGCGGTCGCCGCGGCGCTCGGAGTCCGCGAGGTGCGCTGGTCCAGCCAGGTGTGGGGCGGGGGCGGCGGCGGTGTGGCCGCCGCCGTCAACCAGGCCGCCGCCGCGGTCTACAGCGGTCAGGCCAGCTGCGTGGCGGTGTACCGCGGGTTGGCCGAAGCCGACGATGGACGCCGAGCTTTCGCCAAAGGCCATGTGGGACCTCTGTATTCGGCGCACGGGGTGGTAGCCCCCGCGCAGATCTGCGCGCTGCGCACCCAGCGGATGCTCGAGATGGACGGGGTGCCGCCGTCGACGCTCGAGGCGGTCGCCATGGCCGGCTATTACCACGCGCAGAACAATCCGCGCGCGGTGGCCTACGGTAAACCGCTGGACCACGAGACGTACTCGAGCAGCCGACTGATCTCGGAACCGTTTCATCTGTTCGACTGTTCCCGCGAGAACGACGGTGCCGCAGCGATTCTGGTGGTAAACGCAGAGCGTGCCGGCGACTACCGGCCTCAGCCTGCGCTGATTCTCGCGGGTGTGCAGGGCGCGGCGACCGGCTGGACCGAGTCGGTGGAGAACGAGGAGCGCTACACCTCGGCCGGCTTCCACCCGGCGATGGTCGAACGGCTGTGGAACAACGCCGGGGTCGGACCCGACGAGGTCGACGTGGCACAGGTGTACGAGAACTTCACCGGGCCCGCGGTGGCGGCCATGATCGACCACGGCCTGTGCCCGCCGGGCCCCGCCGCCGGCGAGGTGCTGACCGTCGACAACCTCACCGTCCCGGACGGCGCGCTGCCGATCAACACCGCAGGGGGAAACATCGCCGAGGGGTTCGTGCACGGCATCGGCCTGGTGGTGGAGGCGGTACGGCAGATCCGCGGCGACTCGCCCAACCCGGTGCCCGGCACCGACGTCTCGCTGCTGATCGGTGGCCCGATGGCTCCGCTGGTGAGTTCGACGGTGTTCGGCTCACCGGCGACCGTCTGA
- a CDS encoding Zn-ribbon domain-containing OB-fold protein has protein sequence MTASIDASVPDDLARTVEAHGIAVAAADNATVLADFLPDRIGQLIGSVDVPEQLERAEVQSISDVGDGFFDAIIRYTKPDQTWFELRSRWVRFEDGTWRVFSVRNIPDTPPWMRPTGPSPDGLDAPHWEGLRAGELRLQRCASCATWIWSPRPICPSCHSFETRWQAVEPVGTIYSWTRTWQPFAPEASGHLPYVVVLVELPAAAGRRVLGVLAHADGITPRIGDHVRGVIDQPPSDEHWPLFRWHLEDAHT, from the coding sequence ATGACGGCATCGATCGACGCTTCGGTACCGGACGACCTGGCCCGCACCGTCGAGGCGCACGGTATCGCGGTCGCCGCCGCGGACAACGCCACGGTTCTGGCGGATTTCCTGCCCGACCGCATCGGCCAGCTGATCGGCTCGGTCGACGTACCCGAACAACTGGAACGCGCCGAGGTGCAATCGATCAGCGACGTCGGCGACGGCTTCTTCGACGCGATCATCCGCTACACCAAGCCGGATCAGACCTGGTTCGAGCTGCGCAGCCGCTGGGTGCGGTTCGAAGACGGCACCTGGCGGGTGTTCAGCGTACGCAATATCCCGGACACGCCGCCGTGGATGCGGCCAACCGGGCCGTCACCGGACGGGCTGGACGCGCCGCACTGGGAGGGCCTGCGGGCCGGCGAGCTGCGGCTGCAGCGGTGCGCATCGTGTGCGACGTGGATATGGTCGCCCCGACCCATCTGCCCCTCCTGCCACAGCTTCGAAACACGCTGGCAGGCAGTAGAACCAGTCGGCACGATCTACAGCTGGACGCGGACCTGGCAACCGTTCGCCCCGGAGGCCAGCGGGCATCTGCCCTACGTGGTCGTGCTGGTCGAACTGCCCGCCGCCGCCGGGCGGCGGGTGCTCGGTGTGCTCGCGCACGCCGACGGCATCACCCCGCGCATCGGCGACCACGTACGCGGAGTGATCGACCAGCCACCGAGCGACGAACACTGGCCCCTGTTCCGCTGGCACCTCGAGGATGCACACACATGA
- a CDS encoding aldehyde dehydrogenase, whose protein sequence is MTAPTAGAAELFINGQFRPASATVPVVEAATGEVLAEGPAADAADIDAAVEAAHGTPALEWRKAPAAERAEVLKRFAAALRARSADTAVLVSRENGMPISLSRAVNGAFPAALVNFYAKLITAEPIEEVRSALVGHTIVRKEPVGVVGAITPWNYPQALAIMKIAPALAAGCSVVLKAAPETSLDARVFAEAAVDSGLPAGVLAVVPGDAEAGAYLVGHPGIDKVAFTGSTNAGRAIAAECGRLIRPVTLELGGKSAAIVLDDADLKSTIAGLRTVSFVNNGQTCHLSSRILVPQSRYAEFVEAIAELARSLKIGDPLDDSTEIGPLVSARQRERVLDYVRIGREEGAKLVAGGGVPDGFHRGWYVQPTVFADVDNRSRIAQEEIFGPVLTITVYRDDEEAVRIANDTEFGLAGTVWSTNPDRATEIARAVHTGTVGVNHYQLDMAAPFGGVKASGMGRELGPEGLEAYRYTKSIYRTESAE, encoded by the coding sequence ATGACCGCACCGACCGCCGGTGCCGCAGAGCTCTTCATCAACGGGCAGTTCCGGCCGGCTTCGGCCACGGTGCCGGTGGTGGAGGCGGCGACCGGCGAGGTGCTGGCCGAGGGGCCGGCGGCCGACGCCGCCGACATCGATGCCGCGGTAGAGGCGGCTCATGGGACTCCTGCACTGGAATGGCGCAAAGCGCCGGCCGCCGAGCGGGCGGAGGTGCTCAAGCGATTCGCCGCAGCGCTGCGGGCCCGCTCGGCCGACACCGCAGTCCTGGTGAGCCGCGAAAACGGTATGCCTATCAGCCTGTCGCGGGCGGTCAACGGTGCATTCCCAGCCGCGTTGGTCAACTTCTACGCAAAGCTCATCACCGCCGAACCGATAGAAGAGGTCCGATCGGCGCTCGTCGGCCACACCATCGTCCGCAAAGAGCCGGTCGGTGTGGTGGGGGCGATCACCCCGTGGAACTACCCGCAGGCCCTGGCGATCATGAAGATTGCCCCGGCACTGGCCGCCGGGTGCTCGGTGGTTCTGAAGGCTGCTCCCGAAACCTCCTTGGATGCACGGGTTTTCGCTGAGGCGGCAGTGGATTCGGGTCTGCCCGCCGGGGTGCTGGCGGTGGTGCCGGGCGACGCCGAGGCCGGGGCGTATCTGGTGGGTCATCCCGGGATTGACAAGGTGGCGTTCACCGGCTCCACCAATGCCGGCCGGGCGATCGCCGCCGAATGCGGTCGACTGATCCGCCCGGTCACACTCGAACTCGGCGGCAAGTCCGCCGCGATCGTGCTGGATGACGCCGACCTGAAGAGCACCATCGCGGGGTTGCGGACGGTGTCGTTCGTCAACAACGGCCAGACCTGCCATCTGAGTTCGCGCATCCTGGTGCCGCAGTCGCGCTACGCCGAGTTCGTCGAGGCCATCGCCGAGCTAGCCCGGAGTCTGAAGATCGGTGATCCGCTCGATGACAGCACCGAGATCGGGCCGCTGGTCAGTGCCCGGCAGCGCGAGCGAGTGCTCGACTATGTCCGCATCGGTCGCGAAGAAGGCGCGAAACTGGTCGCCGGCGGCGGAGTACCGGACGGCTTCCACCGCGGCTGGTACGTGCAGCCGACGGTCTTCGCCGACGTCGACAACCGCTCCCGAATCGCGCAGGAGGAGATCTTCGGCCCCGTGCTGACCATCACCGTCTACCGCGACGACGAGGAAGCCGTGCGGATCGCCAACGATACCGAGTTCGGCCTCGCCGGCACCGTGTGGTCCACCAACCCCGACCGCGCCACCGAGATCGCCCGCGCCGTGCACACCGGCACCGTCGGGGTCAACCACTATCAGCTCGACATGGCCGCCCCGTTCGGCGGCGTCAAGGCCAGCGGGATGGGCCGCGAACTCGGCCCTGAGGGGCTCGAGGCGTACCGATACACAAAATCCATCTACCGCACCGAGTCCGCCGAATAG
- a CDS encoding class I adenylate-forming enzyme family protein, translating to MAVSVGAALSYWARVKGETVAIRLGEDTLTYRELDHWSSRLARRLRSAGLRPGDRVGVLAPNVLQWPVAALAVIKAGLVLVPLNARLKPAEMRKIADDAGISAVLADPTLRSVADEAASLGTPFEVCGFEEVDAVRAGEPDDFRFDRPVDEPISVIFTSGSTGMSKGVILTTRTLMAIVFENTLTEEGFRPGSVSLLVLPLAFTPGLVYGLLMTTVLGGTLIVEPELNPEHAVELIERHRVQALFGVPLIFEAMARADAFDSADLSSLRTALVGGAAVPVDLLQRWSAKGVLLRQIYGMTEAGGVATATLRAEALDHPDSCGAGSIFTEVRVMREDGTLAEPGESGELVVRGPGVTPGYWNDPASTAAAMRDGWLHSGDIGVADEAGRIKFLDRKKDLIISGGINISPVELEVVIGRMDGVVEVAVIAVPDERWGETPGAIITVAEGYEGLDEQRVVQHCEKVLSDYKVPRYVVLRSEPLPRLPSGKLDKPAIREQYRDLADRYIKVR from the coding sequence ATGGCCGTCAGTGTGGGAGCCGCGCTCAGCTACTGGGCCAGGGTCAAAGGCGAAACCGTCGCGATCCGCCTCGGTGAGGACACACTGACCTATCGCGAGCTCGACCATTGGTCCAGTCGGCTGGCTCGCCGCCTGCGCTCGGCCGGTCTGCGGCCCGGTGACCGGGTCGGTGTGCTCGCCCCGAACGTCCTGCAGTGGCCGGTCGCGGCGCTGGCCGTCATCAAAGCGGGTCTGGTGCTGGTGCCACTCAACGCGCGGCTGAAGCCCGCCGAAATGCGCAAGATCGCCGATGACGCGGGCATCAGCGCGGTGTTGGCCGACCCGACCCTCCGCTCGGTTGCCGACGAGGCCGCATCGCTGGGCACCCCGTTCGAGGTGTGCGGATTCGAGGAGGTCGACGCGGTCCGCGCGGGTGAACCCGACGACTTCCGGTTCGACCGCCCGGTGGACGAACCGATCTCGGTGATCTTCACCAGCGGATCCACCGGGATGTCCAAGGGCGTCATCCTCACCACCCGCACGCTCATGGCCATTGTGTTCGAGAACACCCTCACCGAGGAGGGCTTCCGGCCCGGCTCGGTGTCGCTGCTGGTGCTGCCCCTGGCGTTCACCCCCGGCCTGGTCTACGGCCTGCTGATGACCACGGTGCTGGGCGGGACGTTGATCGTCGAACCGGAACTCAACCCGGAGCACGCGGTCGAGCTCATCGAGCGTCACCGGGTGCAGGCGCTGTTCGGGGTACCGCTGATCTTCGAGGCGATGGCGCGGGCCGATGCGTTCGACTCCGCCGATCTGAGCTCACTGCGGACCGCGCTGGTCGGAGGTGCCGCGGTGCCGGTGGATCTGCTTCAACGCTGGAGCGCCAAAGGCGTGTTGCTGCGCCAGATCTACGGCATGACCGAGGCCGGCGGGGTGGCCACCGCCACGCTGCGCGCCGAGGCGCTCGATCACCCGGACTCCTGCGGCGCCGGGTCGATCTTCACCGAGGTGCGGGTGATGCGCGAGGACGGCACCCTGGCCGAGCCCGGCGAATCGGGCGAGCTGGTGGTGCGAGGACCGGGCGTCACCCCCGGCTACTGGAACGACCCGGCGTCGACGGCGGCGGCAATGCGCGACGGCTGGCTGCACAGCGGCGATATCGGGGTGGCCGACGAGGCCGGGCGGATCAAGTTTCTCGACCGCAAGAAGGACCTAATCATCTCCGGCGGCATCAACATCTCACCGGTGGAGCTCGAGGTAGTGATCGGGAGAATGGACGGGGTCGTCGAGGTCGCCGTCATCGCGGTACCCGATGAGCGCTGGGGTGAGACCCCAGGGGCGATCATCACCGTCGCCGAGGGGTACGAGGGTCTCGACGAGCAGCGGGTTGTGCAGCACTGCGAGAAGGTGCTGTCGGACTACAAGGTTCCCCGTTACGTCGTGCTGCGGTCCGAACCCCTACCTCGGCTGCCCAGCGGCAAGCTCGACAAGCCGGCGATCCGTGAGCAGTACCGCGATCTCGCCGACAGGTACATAAAGGTCCGGTAG
- a CDS encoding SDR family NAD(P)-dependent oxidoreductase produces the protein MRLKGKVALITGAGSGLGRCSAELFAKEGAHVSIVDIDSERAEQARKIVEQAGGDVIAITADVADRTQITEAVNQTVEHFGKLDIAWANAGIVSRGGVPTVAGGEFVAFEDLTEQDWHHVLGVNLSGVIYTAQAAVPHMKANGGGTILATSSAASLAAYHNIALYCATKAGVNGLIRGLSLDLGKYGIRVNAIAPTHGMSPNFLMPPGSPVVGQSYEEVAGPWNPTVSPIPLKLNRPPSLLDNAKVAMFLASDDAAYISGQTVVSCDGGTLARVGIWFDEDLNPEKYS, from the coding sequence ATGAGGCTGAAAGGCAAAGTCGCACTGATCACCGGGGCCGGTTCCGGACTGGGCCGGTGCAGTGCCGAACTCTTCGCCAAGGAGGGGGCGCACGTCTCCATCGTCGATATCGACAGCGAACGCGCCGAACAGGCGCGCAAGATCGTGGAGCAGGCCGGCGGTGACGTCATCGCCATCACCGCCGACGTCGCCGACCGCACACAGATCACCGAAGCTGTCAACCAGACCGTCGAGCACTTCGGCAAGCTCGACATCGCCTGGGCGAACGCCGGAATCGTGTCACGGGGCGGGGTGCCGACGGTCGCCGGTGGTGAGTTCGTAGCGTTCGAGGACTTGACCGAACAGGACTGGCATCACGTGCTCGGGGTCAATCTCTCCGGGGTGATCTATACCGCCCAAGCCGCCGTGCCGCATATGAAAGCCAACGGCGGCGGCACCATCCTGGCCACGTCCTCGGCGGCATCGCTGGCGGCGTACCACAACATCGCGCTGTACTGCGCCACCAAGGCGGGGGTCAACGGATTGATCCGAGGTCTCTCGCTCGACCTCGGCAAGTATGGGATTCGTGTCAACGCCATCGCCCCCACCCACGGCATGTCGCCGAACTTCCTGATGCCTCCGGGAAGTCCGGTGGTCGGTCAGTCCTACGAAGAGGTGGCGGGGCCGTGGAACCCCACCGTCTCGCCGATCCCGCTGAAGCTCAACCGTCCGCCTTCACTGCTCGACAACGCCAAGGTGGCAATGTTCCTCGCCAGCGACGATGCCGCCTACATCTCCGGACAGACGGTCGTCTCCTGCGACGGCGGAACATTGGCGCGTGTCGGCATCTGGTTCGACGAAGACCTCAACCCCGAAAAGTATTCCTGA
- a CDS encoding aromatic ring-hydroxylating oxygenase subunit alpha, with amino-acid sequence MTASLTPRRDRIRRALELLRNETTDQFDDVVGFTAHEFVDPELAQRERDLIFGSVPSIVAHSSEIAHPYDFITVAMPRNNIIVVRQKDGGVKAFVNLCRHRGALLEKEEKGRCRFFSCPYHRWSYDPDGSLRMITRDNTFGTIERKKYGLVEIPCEERHGLVWVVDNAQAKIDVAAWLGPEMDEILAGYGIDKLVCARVGTFDEPTNWKIMQDAFLDGYHIQYAHPNTAGKVIHTNVMAFEDFGRHCRFIAPRKSIDRWLEEDPGDTPLDPYVTETHFLLPNSTLLRQPDHFQLLTFRPDQRDPAKSRMEMRLMVPTVEDSGLTEEHWNHLWDKNMDILISVLHDEDFPILRDSQRGMASADAGDMLLGRNEVANQVFRREIKKLLADGSVADGATVNS; translated from the coding sequence ATGACCGCTTCGTTGACTCCCCGTCGGGACCGGATCCGGCGCGCACTGGAACTGCTGCGCAACGAAACCACGGATCAGTTCGACGACGTCGTGGGGTTCACTGCCCACGAGTTCGTCGATCCCGAACTCGCACAACGGGAACGCGACCTGATCTTCGGAAGTGTGCCGTCGATCGTGGCGCACAGCTCGGAGATCGCACACCCGTACGACTTCATCACCGTCGCCATGCCGCGGAACAACATCATCGTGGTCCGCCAGAAGGACGGTGGGGTGAAGGCCTTCGTCAACCTGTGCCGACACCGTGGGGCGCTGCTGGAGAAGGAGGAAAAGGGCCGCTGCCGGTTCTTCTCCTGCCCGTATCACCGGTGGTCGTACGACCCCGACGGGTCACTGCGCATGATCACCCGGGACAACACCTTCGGTACCATCGAGCGCAAGAAGTACGGGTTGGTCGAGATCCCGTGCGAGGAGCGCCACGGGCTCGTCTGGGTGGTGGACAACGCGCAGGCAAAGATCGATGTCGCGGCCTGGCTCGGGCCGGAGATGGACGAGATCCTGGCCGGCTACGGCATCGACAAGCTGGTTTGCGCGCGGGTGGGGACCTTCGACGAGCCCACCAACTGGAAGATCATGCAGGACGCGTTCCTGGATGGCTACCACATCCAGTACGCCCACCCGAACACCGCAGGCAAGGTCATCCATACGAACGTGATGGCGTTCGAGGACTTCGGCCGGCACTGCCGCTTCATCGCGCCGCGCAAGTCGATCGACCGCTGGCTCGAGGAGGACCCGGGCGACACCCCGTTGGACCCGTATGTGACCGAAACGCATTTCCTGCTGCCGAACAGCACCCTGCTGCGTCAGCCGGACCACTTCCAGTTGTTGACGTTCCGTCCCGACCAGCGGGATCCGGCCAAGTCCCGGATGGAGATGCGGTTGATGGTGCCCACAGTGGAGGACTCCGGGCTGACCGAGGAACACTGGAACCACCTGTGGGACAAGAACATGGACATCCTCATCAGCGTTCTGCACGATGAGGATTTCCCGATCCTGCGCGACTCGCAGCGCGGGATGGCCAGCGCCGATGCCGGCGACATGCTCCTCGGCCGCAACGAGGTGGCCAACCAGGTGTTCCGCCGGGAGATCAAGAAACTGTTGGCAGATGGTTCGGTAGCGGATGGCGCCACAGTCAACTCGTGA
- a CDS encoding cytochrome P450 encodes MTMSIGRVPPNLIVDFDVYDPGLAAPKDVMQEKVAELAALGPVVYSNHYGGHWIVTHYKEAHQVLTDPQTFSSYPNNLVTNELLGKFIPLELDPPEHTAYRKALQPLFSPQRMKALTDKIRGVVNDLIDGFADKGEVEFVSEFAHELPARIFLALMDWPLADAPLFSKATDTILFGKPGGTEEESNQARMEAGFQMLGYFQNVVEQRRSNPGEDVTSKLIHTEVDFLDGTRLLTDEELNRMFFLLLIGGLHTVKGSLCWGVWHLAQRPEIRDRIVADPSLIPTAVEEILRYEAAVVPGRRATRDVELGGVKIAKDDQLIIMLCGVNRDGAEFPEPLKFDIERQPNRHLSFGAGPHRCLGSHLGRIELNVAFTELHRRIPDYQLVESDPPVWHSSQVRGCVRLPITFTPEKK; translated from the coding sequence ATGACAATGTCAATTGGACGAGTTCCACCAAACCTGATTGTGGACTTCGATGTTTACGACCCCGGCCTAGCCGCGCCGAAGGACGTGATGCAGGAGAAGGTCGCCGAGCTGGCGGCCCTGGGTCCGGTGGTGTACTCCAACCACTACGGCGGCCACTGGATCGTGACCCACTACAAGGAGGCCCACCAGGTATTAACGGATCCGCAGACCTTCTCCAGCTATCCGAACAACCTGGTCACCAACGAGCTACTCGGCAAGTTCATCCCGCTCGAACTCGACCCACCGGAGCACACCGCCTACCGAAAAGCGCTGCAGCCGCTGTTCAGCCCGCAGCGGATGAAGGCACTGACCGACAAGATCCGCGGTGTCGTCAACGATCTCATCGACGGCTTCGCCGACAAAGGTGAGGTCGAGTTCGTCTCGGAGTTCGCCCACGAACTTCCGGCCCGGATCTTCCTGGCGCTGATGGACTGGCCACTGGCCGACGCGCCTCTGTTCAGCAAGGCAACCGACACCATCCTGTTCGGCAAGCCGGGAGGCACCGAGGAGGAGTCCAACCAGGCGCGGATGGAGGCCGGTTTCCAGATGCTCGGCTATTTCCAGAACGTCGTGGAACAGCGCCGCAGCAACCCCGGCGAGGACGTCACCTCCAAGCTCATCCACACCGAAGTGGACTTCCTCGACGGCACCCGGCTGCTGACCGATGAGGAGCTCAACCGGATGTTCTTCCTGCTGCTCATCGGCGGGCTGCACACGGTGAAGGGTTCGTTGTGCTGGGGTGTCTGGCATCTGGCCCAACGCCCGGAGATCCGAGACCGGATCGTCGCCGACCCGTCGCTCATCCCGACCGCGGTCGAGGAGATCCTTCGGTACGAGGCCGCGGTGGTTCCCGGCCGGCGCGCTACCCGCGATGTCGAGCTGGGCGGGGTCAAGATCGCCAAGGACGACCAGCTGATCATCATGCTGTGCGGCGTGAACCGCGACGGTGCGGAGTTCCCCGAGCCGCTGAAGTTCGACATCGAGCGCCAGCCGAACCGGCATCTGTCCTTCGGCGCCGGACCGCACCGCTGCCTGGGCTCGCACCTGGGACGCATCGAGCTCAATGTCGCTTTCACGGAGCTGCACCGCCGGATTCCCGACTATCAGCTGGTGGAATCCGACCCGCCGGTGTGGCATTCCAGCCAGGTACGCGGTTGTGTTCGTCTGCCCATCACCTTCACCCCGGAGAAGAAGTAA